One region of Natronorubrum aibiense genomic DNA includes:
- a CDS encoding ArsA family ATPase, with protein sequence MSKFTFFGGKGGVGKTTVSSAYALECAEAGLETLVVSTDPAHSTADVFDQEFGDEPRSVEGYDGLSAMEIDPEREVQDHLQDLRRQLNSQLSAAMVNEVDIQLEMAHQTPGAYEAALFDRFVDVMRNADPYDRVVFDTSPTGSTLRLLALPELLERWIERLMDKRERSIDLFEKAAIGNQEPRRVMEGDPILARLQGRKERFEYAGEVLRDDAAFYLVLNPDELSIRETSRSLETLSDAELPVHGLVVNRLTPEPEPHEEGRGATYLRDRVATERDRLEYIEATFDVPVVATIETRVEEVRGNILEDVATDLELSVGDDRPRVS encoded by the coding sequence ATGTCCAAATTCACCTTCTTCGGCGGCAAAGGCGGCGTCGGCAAAACGACCGTCTCGAGCGCCTACGCGCTCGAGTGTGCCGAGGCGGGCCTCGAGACGCTCGTCGTTTCGACGGACCCGGCCCACAGCACGGCCGATGTCTTCGACCAGGAGTTCGGCGACGAGCCCCGCTCCGTCGAGGGGTACGACGGGCTGTCGGCGATGGAGATCGACCCGGAACGGGAGGTCCAGGATCACCTGCAGGATCTCAGACGGCAGTTGAACTCCCAACTGAGTGCGGCGATGGTCAACGAGGTCGACATCCAACTCGAGATGGCCCACCAGACGCCCGGGGCCTACGAGGCCGCGCTGTTCGACCGGTTCGTCGACGTGATGCGAAACGCCGATCCCTACGACCGGGTTGTTTTCGACACCTCACCGACCGGATCGACGCTGCGGTTGCTCGCCCTGCCGGAGCTGCTCGAGCGCTGGATCGAGCGGTTGATGGACAAACGCGAGCGCAGTATCGACCTCTTCGAGAAGGCCGCGATCGGCAACCAAGAGCCCCGGCGCGTGATGGAGGGTGATCCGATCCTCGCGCGCCTGCAGGGTCGAAAGGAGCGCTTCGAGTACGCCGGTGAGGTGTTACGCGACGATGCCGCCTTCTATCTCGTTTTGAACCCCGACGAACTCTCGATCAGGGAGACGAGTCGCTCACTCGAGACGCTGTCCGACGCCGAGTTGCCCGTTCACGGCCTCGTCGTCAACCGCCTGACGCCCGAGCCGGAGCCTCACGAGGAGGGTCGCGGTGCTACCTATCTCCGTGATCGGGTCGCGACCGAACGCGACCGCCTCGAGTACATCGAAGCGACGTTCGACGTCCCCGTCGTCGCGACCATCGAGACGCGCGTCGAGGAAGTGCGCGGGAACATCCTCGAAGATGTCGCGACCGATCTCGAGCTGTCGGTCGGCGACGATCGACCGCGGGTGAGTTGA
- a CDS encoding CobW family GTP-binding protein: MHSDEIPVTVLSGGLGAGKTTLLNHLLKNADDRDLAVLVNDMGSVNVDADLVAEGSDLDAGGVTELSNGCICCELQDDLETAVVRLAREREFDHLLVESSGISEPEPVARLFTTASRVAASYEIDALVTVLDTRRFLDTFAGEAVPERRGETAADETRPLADLLIEQLEVANLVLLNKTDLCDESELEEAEALVGALQPEAETIRTEFSAVDPDRILGVDLFDSARMGELAGWQHALADEDADEHHHGHEHDDHRHPDEVYGVDSVVFRARRPFHPEQFATVLQELPSSIVRSKGVAWIAGRDVKVDLSQAGPSIRASVRGPWIAALPEVRQELYRSNRPDLEWHDEHGDRQSELVFIGTDFDAEQLRARLEDCLVTDEEWDRADALENPFPTDETDDVVLREP, encoded by the coding sequence ATGCACTCCGACGAGATTCCCGTCACCGTCCTCTCGGGCGGCCTCGGGGCGGGCAAGACGACGTTGCTCAATCACCTCCTAAAAAACGCCGACGACCGCGATCTCGCCGTACTAGTCAACGACATGGGGTCGGTCAACGTCGACGCCGACCTCGTCGCCGAGGGATCCGACCTCGACGCCGGCGGCGTTACCGAACTCTCGAACGGCTGTATCTGCTGTGAACTGCAAGACGACCTCGAAACCGCGGTCGTCCGGTTGGCCCGCGAACGGGAGTTCGATCATCTCCTCGTCGAATCCTCGGGAATCTCGGAGCCGGAACCGGTCGCACGGCTGTTTACGACCGCTTCGCGGGTCGCGGCCAGTTACGAGATCGACGCGCTCGTGACCGTCCTCGACACGCGGCGCTTTCTCGATACGTTCGCTGGCGAGGCCGTGCCGGAACGCCGCGGCGAGACGGCGGCCGACGAGACGCGCCCACTCGCGGATCTGCTGATCGAGCAACTCGAAGTGGCAAATCTCGTCTTGCTCAACAAGACCGATCTCTGTGACGAGTCCGAACTCGAGGAGGCCGAAGCGCTCGTCGGCGCGCTCCAGCCCGAAGCCGAGACGATCCGAACGGAATTCAGCGCGGTCGATCCCGACCGGATTCTCGGCGTCGACCTGTTCGATTCCGCCCGGATGGGCGAGTTAGCCGGCTGGCAGCACGCGCTGGCCGACGAGGATGCGGACGAGCACCACCACGGCCACGAGCACGACGACCACCGCCACCCCGACGAGGTCTACGGCGTCGATTCGGTCGTGTTCCGCGCACGTCGGCCGTTTCACCCCGAGCAGTTCGCGACGGTCCTCCAGGAACTGCCCTCGAGCATCGTCCGCTCGAAAGGAGTCGCATGGATCGCCGGTCGGGACGTCAAAGTCGACCTCTCGCAGGCCGGCCCCTCGATCCGGGCGAGCGTCAGGGGGCCATGGATCGCCGCGCTCCCCGAGGTCAGACAGGAGCTGTACCGCTCCAACCGACCCGACCTCGAGTGGCACGACGAACACGGCGACCGCCAGAGCGAACTGGTCTTCATCGGCACTGACTTCGACGCCGAGCAGTTGCGTGCACGACTCGAGGACTGTCTGGTAACCGACGAGGAGTGGGACCGAGCGGACGCCCTCGAGAACCCGTTCCCGACCGACGAGACCGACGACGTGGTGCTTCGAGAGCCCTGA
- a CDS encoding deoxyribonuclease IV — translation MNVGAHVSISGSRVSSDDETPPYDDLRNAVHRQLAFGGNCGQIFTTSPQVWAEPEISDEAAEGFRAESDEYLEGPWVIHSSYLVNLCTPKDDLRRKSKASMQAELDAAEKLDIPYVNVHLGAHTGAGVEGGLDNAASLIDELEVPDGVEILIESDAGSGTKLGGEFAHLAGIIDRTETDIGICIDTAHTLVAGNDLTTPEAVDETVSRFDDEVGLEYLQYIHLNDSKHDVGTHKDEHAHIGEGYIGEDGMRAIVNHPDLREVPFALETPTEDGRGFAWNIEKVRELRDDC, via the coding sequence ATGAACGTCGGCGCACACGTTTCGATTTCCGGCTCGCGCGTCTCTTCCGACGACGAAACACCGCCATACGACGACCTGCGGAACGCGGTTCATCGTCAACTCGCCTTCGGCGGCAACTGCGGACAGATCTTTACGACCTCGCCGCAGGTCTGGGCCGAACCCGAGATCAGCGACGAAGCCGCCGAGGGCTTCCGAGCCGAGTCCGACGAGTACCTTGAAGGGCCGTGGGTGATCCACTCCTCGTATCTGGTCAACCTCTGTACGCCCAAAGACGACCTCCGCCGAAAGTCCAAAGCGAGCATGCAGGCGGAACTCGACGCCGCAGAGAAACTCGACATTCCGTACGTCAACGTCCACCTCGGCGCGCACACGGGCGCTGGCGTCGAGGGCGGCCTTGACAACGCGGCGAGTCTGATCGACGAACTCGAGGTCCCCGACGGGGTCGAGATTCTGATCGAGTCCGACGCGGGCAGCGGGACGAAACTCGGTGGCGAGTTCGCCCACCTCGCGGGGATCATCGACCGTACCGAGACCGACATCGGCATCTGTATCGACACGGCCCACACGCTGGTCGCCGGAAACGACCTCACGACGCCCGAGGCCGTCGACGAGACCGTCTCCCGTTTCGACGACGAAGTCGGCCTCGAGTACCTGCAATACATCCACCTCAACGACTCGAAACACGACGTCGGCACACACAAGGACGAACACGCCCACATCGGCGAGGGCTACATCGGTGAGGACGGGATGCGCGCGATCGTGAACCACCCCGATCTGCGCGAGGTGCCCTTCGCACTCGAGACGCCGACCGAAGACGGCCGCGGCTTCGCGTGGAACATCGAGAAGGTTCGAGAGCTTCGCGACGACTGCTAA
- a CDS encoding DUF4442 domain-containing protein, with product MFDSLKARLYRLGFNLFPAYRGTGGRVTYVAPDWQEVRIKLPLNWRTRNYVGTIFGGSIYAAVDPFYMMMLLKTLGDEYVVWDKEAEVRFKRPGRETLYARFRLSDAELEAIRAELETEGTESIDRHYTVDLVDAEGTVHATIRKTVYVARDRSD from the coding sequence ATGTTCGACTCCCTGAAAGCCCGACTCTACCGACTCGGGTTCAACCTCTTTCCGGCCTATCGTGGGACTGGTGGCCGAGTCACGTACGTCGCCCCCGACTGGCAGGAGGTCCGCATCAAGTTGCCACTGAATTGGCGGACGCGCAACTACGTCGGAACGATTTTCGGCGGCAGCATCTACGCGGCCGTCGACCCGTTCTACATGATGATGCTCCTGAAAACGCTCGGTGACGAGTACGTCGTCTGGGACAAGGAGGCCGAGGTACGGTTCAAAAGGCCCGGTCGAGAGACGCTGTACGCGCGGTTTCGGCTGTCCGATGCGGAACTCGAAGCGATCCGTGCTGAACTCGAAACCGAGGGAACGGAGTCGATCGACCGCCACTACACCGTCGACCTCGTCGACGCCGAGGGAACGGTTCACGCGACCATTCGAAAGACGGTCTACGTCGCGCGCGATCGATCGGACTGA
- a CDS encoding DUF7095 family protein, with amino-acid sequence MSGFDRRDAVDRLEEFVDTVENERMPVPVREIWAFGDVALGVDPVERLDIYLTKDILLRDDSASVGETDVGETYDVEGVGQSVRADWAADYPHYLRANANGHAAPEKCLAAHLLEDDEPIHLEVCNASFEDNVTQRLRGATLREDYTQLLDPRGVCLWADGTRSEEAFRKLRESELALPTLSAALEMLGLDADDADDAARELHAWREQQDGVTVRGDVV; translated from the coding sequence ATGAGTGGCTTTGACCGCCGTGACGCGGTCGATCGGCTCGAGGAGTTCGTCGACACCGTCGAAAACGAGCGAATGCCCGTTCCGGTCCGGGAGATCTGGGCCTTCGGCGACGTCGCACTCGGCGTCGATCCCGTCGAACGCCTCGATATCTATCTGACGAAAGACATCCTGCTGCGAGACGACAGTGCGTCTGTCGGGGAAACCGACGTCGGCGAGACGTACGACGTCGAGGGCGTCGGGCAATCCGTTCGCGCGGATTGGGCCGCCGACTACCCCCACTATCTCCGGGCGAACGCCAACGGACACGCCGCACCCGAGAAGTGCCTCGCGGCCCACTTGCTCGAGGACGACGAACCGATCCACCTCGAGGTCTGCAACGCCTCGTTCGAGGACAACGTCACCCAGCGCCTGCGCGGCGCGACACTGCGGGAGGACTACACGCAGTTGCTCGATCCGCGCGGTGTCTGTCTCTGGGCCGACGGCACCCGAAGCGAGGAGGCGTTCCGGAAACTCCGCGAGAGCGAACTGGCGCTGCCGACGCTGTCGGCTGCCCTCGAGATGCTCGGCCTCGACGCCGACGACGCCGACGACGCTGCTCGCGAACTTCACGCCTGGCGCGAACAGCAAGACGGCGTGACGGTCCGCGGTGACGTCGTCTAG
- a CDS encoding helix-turn-helix domain-containing protein, with amino-acid sequence MLFTAFWIDYPILREALSAAPDVTITWEQSDLTEDGSHQMLVWADGDGYDAFETGLEADATVEPPSRVVEFGDRRLYQLELTPTGKRQSVYPVVLEEGSLLRRVTATHEGWHFRAVFPSEDALERFHQFLLDNDIGLELQRLYKEQDGADSTQFGLTDQQRETLVTAVDAGYLDIPRSCSLAELGEAFDISPNATSERFRRGVKALIEETVYPNAGSQSETQ; translated from the coding sequence ATGCTATTTACTGCGTTCTGGATCGATTATCCGATCTTACGCGAAGCACTCTCGGCCGCACCCGACGTGACGATCACGTGGGAACAGTCGGATCTCACCGAAGACGGCAGCCACCAGATGCTCGTCTGGGCCGACGGCGACGGATACGACGCGTTCGAGACCGGCCTCGAGGCCGATGCGACCGTCGAACCGCCATCGAGAGTCGTCGAGTTCGGCGACCGACGGCTGTATCAACTCGAGTTAACGCCAACGGGCAAGCGACAAAGCGTCTATCCGGTCGTACTGGAGGAGGGCAGCCTACTGCGGAGGGTGACGGCGACCCACGAAGGCTGGCACTTCCGGGCCGTCTTCCCCAGCGAGGACGCGCTCGAGCGGTTCCACCAGTTTCTGCTTGACAACGACATCGGCCTCGAGTTGCAACGGCTCTACAAGGAACAGGACGGTGCCGACAGCACCCAGTTCGGGCTAACTGACCAGCAGCGGGAGACTCTCGTGACCGCCGTCGACGCTGGTTATCTGGATATTCCGCGCTCGTGCTCGCTCGCCGAACTCGGCGAAGCGTTCGATATTTCGCCGAACGCGACGTCCGAGCGGTTCCGTCGAGGTGTGAAAGCGCTCATCGAAGAGACGGTGTATCCGAACGCCGGATCGCAGTCCGAGACGCAGTGA
- a CDS encoding cold-shock protein: protein MAKGNVDFFNDTGGYGFISTDDADDDVFFHMEDVGGPDLEEGTEIEFDIEQAPKGPRATNVVRN, encoded by the coding sequence ATGGCGAAAGGCAACGTTGATTTCTTCAACGACACAGGCGGCTACGGTTTCATTTCGACGGACGACGCGGACGATGACGTTTTCTTCCACATGGAAGACGTTGGCGGTCCGGACCTTGAGGAAGGCACAGAGATCGAATTCGACATCGAACAGGCCCCCAAGGGTCCCCGCGCGACGAACGTCGTCCGCAACTAA
- a CDS encoding SRPBCC family protein gives MQEVTASRVVDASPVVVSHWLEPATVVEAEGSFTVETIDERADATIVVASGPGMHLPLRFEERDDGLYYTQEGEQGPFAHMETWIDVEDVTDGTRVTFRSSVSLAAPLPFGDRIAAWKRKGELTRALESLEAELG, from the coding sequence ATGCAGGAGGTCACGGCGTCTCGCGTCGTCGATGCGTCGCCCGTCGTCGTTTCGCACTGGCTCGAGCCGGCGACGGTCGTCGAGGCAGAGGGAAGTTTCACCGTCGAGACGATCGACGAACGAGCCGACGCGACGATCGTCGTCGCCAGCGGCCCCGGGATGCACCTCCCACTGCGCTTCGAGGAGCGCGACGACGGACTGTACTACACGCAGGAGGGCGAGCAGGGACCATTCGCCCACATGGAGACGTGGATCGACGTCGAAGACGTCACTGACGGCACGCGAGTCACGTTCCGGTCGTCGGTCTCACTCGCGGCACCGCTGCCGTTCGGCGATCGAATTGCCGCCTGGAAACGGAAGGGCGAACTCACGCGCGCACTCGAGTCGCTCGAGGCCGAACTCGGCTAA
- a CDS encoding class I SAM-dependent methyltransferase, producing the protein MREFSEDYLRRTRSGMWDDSRVALEPLEVDSHDLILDVGCGTGELSRVLRDEAADGATVVGCDADRDLLAVAATHEEPIPVVAGDALRLPFPDDAFDLVVCQALLINLPDPAAALREFARVSSDRVAAIEPDNAAVEVDSSVDAEGRLERRARQAYLDGVPTDVALGADAREAFETAGLEVTATRRYDHVRTVEPPYSEGALLAARRKATGAGLADDRETMLAGALTEAGYDDLRGSWRRMGRDVITQMEAREYRREESVPFFVTVGRV; encoded by the coding sequence GTGCGCGAGTTCTCCGAAGACTACCTGCGCCGGACTCGATCCGGGATGTGGGACGACTCTCGAGTCGCCCTCGAGCCGCTCGAGGTCGACTCTCACGACCTCATTCTGGACGTCGGCTGTGGCACTGGCGAGTTGAGCCGCGTGCTTCGCGACGAGGCAGCCGATGGAGCGACGGTCGTTGGCTGTGACGCCGACCGCGACCTCCTCGCGGTCGCCGCCACGCACGAGGAGCCGATTCCGGTCGTCGCTGGCGACGCCCTCCGACTGCCGTTTCCGGACGACGCGTTCGACCTCGTGGTCTGTCAGGCACTGTTGATCAACCTCCCCGATCCGGCGGCCGCCCTCAGGGAGTTCGCCCGCGTCTCGAGCGACCGCGTCGCTGCCATCGAACCCGACAACGCCGCCGTCGAGGTCGACTCGAGCGTCGACGCTGAAGGGCGACTCGAACGACGAGCACGACAGGCGTACCTCGACGGCGTTCCGACGGATGTTGCACTCGGCGCTGATGCGCGCGAGGCGTTCGAGACGGCCGGCCTCGAGGTGACTGCGACACGTCGATACGACCACGTCCGAACCGTCGAACCACCCTACAGCGAGGGGGCACTGCTCGCAGCGCGACGGAAAGCGACCGGGGCAGGGCTGGCCGACGACCGCGAAACGATGCTCGCCGGTGCGTTGACCGAAGCCGGGTACGACGACCTCCGTGGCTCGTGGCGACGAATGGGTCGGGACGTGATCACCCAGATGGAAGCGCGGGAGTACCGCCGCGAGGAATCCGTGCCGTTTTTCGTTACCGTCGGTCGCGTCTAA
- a CDS encoding redox-regulated ATPase YchF: MSTSYRIGLVGKPSVGKSSFFNAATMNDVPEGAYPFTTIDPSVGEAYVRVDCAAPEFDEECTPNVGYCDHGTRFVPTKLVDVAGLIPGAHEGNGLGNQFLSDLNETDVLVHVVDFSGETDSEGEPTEGHDPRDDIAFLEEELDQWYLGVLEKGINRYESGYTTEDDAIEEELAEQMSAFKTNEDEIKRLIRRVDVGFEPEAWDEDDKLELAREIRKETKPMVIAANKMDTPEAQENYEVITSDPDYEHLTIVPCSAHAEKALKSADQAGVVDYRPGDDDFEIVGDISGEQEQGLEQIRDFLTEYGATGVQAALETALFDVLGVVPVFPGGANGLGNERGEVLPDCYLIPPNSTAEDFAYSLHSDIGDGFLHAIDCRSNRQLGKDYEVESRDVIEVITTN, encoded by the coding sequence ATGAGTACGAGTTACCGGATCGGACTCGTCGGCAAACCCTCTGTCGGCAAGTCCTCCTTTTTCAACGCAGCAACGATGAACGACGTACCCGAGGGGGCCTATCCGTTCACGACGATCGACCCCAGCGTGGGCGAGGCCTACGTTCGCGTCGACTGTGCGGCCCCAGAGTTCGACGAGGAGTGTACCCCAAACGTGGGCTACTGTGACCACGGCACCCGCTTCGTGCCGACGAAACTCGTCGACGTCGCCGGATTGATTCCCGGCGCACACGAAGGGAACGGACTCGGCAACCAGTTCCTCTCGGACCTGAACGAGACCGACGTGCTCGTCCACGTCGTCGACTTCTCCGGCGAGACGGACTCGGAGGGCGAACCCACCGAGGGCCACGACCCCCGCGACGACATCGCCTTCTTAGAGGAGGAACTGGACCAGTGGTATCTCGGCGTCTTAGAGAAGGGGATCAACCGATACGAGTCCGGCTACACGACCGAAGACGACGCCATCGAGGAGGAACTCGCCGAGCAGATGAGCGCGTTCAAGACCAACGAGGACGAGATCAAACGCCTCATCCGGCGCGTCGACGTCGGCTTCGAGCCCGAAGCGTGGGACGAGGATGACAAACTCGAGTTGGCCCGCGAAATCCGCAAGGAGACCAAGCCGATGGTCATCGCGGCGAACAAGATGGACACTCCCGAGGCACAGGAAAACTACGAGGTGATCACATCCGATCCCGACTACGAGCATCTGACGATCGTTCCCTGCAGCGCTCATGCTGAGAAAGCGCTAAAGTCAGCCGATCAGGCCGGCGTCGTCGACTACCGACCCGGCGACGACGATTTCGAGATCGTCGGCGACATCTCGGGCGAGCAAGAGCAAGGACTCGAGCAGATCCGCGACTTCCTCACCGAGTACGGCGCGACGGGCGTGCAGGCGGCCCTCGAGACCGCGCTCTTTGACGTGTTAGGCGTCGTTCCGGTGTTCCCCGGCGGCGCGAACGGACTGGGCAACGAACGCGGCGAGGTGTTGCCCGACTGTTATCTGATCCCGCCGAACTCGACCGCGGAGGACTTCGCCTACAGCCTTCACTCCGACATCGGCGACGGCTTCCTCCACGCGATCGACTGTCGATCGAACCGCCAGCTCGGCAAAGACTACGAAGTCGAGTCCCGCGATGTGATCGAAGTCATCACGACGAACTGA
- a CDS encoding DUF7344 domain-containing protein: MTDRNVVGESDVTQTTLSFELLNDPCRRALFWSVLRIQTDVIELETLVDHIVVRTASSAEPDLDRRAIKTELRHVHVPMLADADLLEYDPNDDVVRVDRAALIDCLECVQSTVADLQLPRLNCD; the protein is encoded by the coding sequence ATGACCGATCGGAACGTGGTGGGCGAATCGGACGTCACTCAGACGACGCTGTCGTTCGAGCTACTGAACGATCCGTGTCGCCGAGCACTCTTTTGGTCCGTCCTCCGAATACAGACGGACGTTATCGAACTCGAGACGCTCGTCGACCACATCGTCGTTCGAACGGCGTCGTCGGCCGAACCAGACCTCGACCGGCGAGCAATCAAGACGGAACTTCGTCACGTACACGTCCCGATGCTGGCCGATGCGGACCTCCTCGAGTACGACCCGAACGACGACGTGGTTCGTGTCGACCGGGCGGCGCTTATCGACTGTCTCGAGTGCGTTCAGTCAACGGTTGCCGACCTACAACTCCCACGACTCAACTGTGACTGA
- a CDS encoding carbon starvation CstA family protein, translating to MAGVIWIVGLVLVTFTAAYIGYGRYLSQFVGLDDSRETPAHKYQDGQEYVPAKKPVLLGHHYSSIAGGAPVVGPITAALVWGWVPAVLWVAIGNPLLGAVHDFISLSSSLRHEGKSIGYIIGEYVGERGKDMLLWFAFLLTILVVAVFALVIGVVLNAYPSAATASLLYVTLAFVFGIWLYQLGLPFSVGTVIFVAGVFGSVWAGIQYPLAIVPGDYPAGTIVLFDSAAFFPALLGSANIGAWVLVMLVYGAAASVLPVWMLLQPRDYLSSFLLYAGVGGSLLAVIVGTFITGMGTDAVHPETGAQLSFEITTGAWYGFLGQAGPLAESLPLMPLFPLLFLTIACGTISGFHSLVSSGTTAKQLNKESDAKLIGYGGMLAEGLLAAVALCAVTVVAIPAASGGIGLALPNFATGGGAILTALGIPFEFAAPFMALVLASFLLTSMDTAVRLGRYMLEEIVGTPETTIETYAANRYVNTTAIAVVAFFLLGSGRWEDLWTLFGGANQLLASLALLTGTVWLANWSESKQLISTGGPMALMGFITVIGLSWTGIYQILGGRLLGITAEAETTLLGQASAVVQIAIIAVLIGLALSLFKIGYDNMTTARGTGDGVATDVTSDD from the coding sequence ATGGCAGGAGTAATTTGGATCGTGGGACTGGTGCTGGTAACGTTTACGGCCGCATACATCGGGTACGGTCGGTACCTCTCGCAGTTCGTGGGGCTCGACGACAGTCGAGAAACGCCAGCACACAAGTACCAAGACGGTCAGGAGTACGTACCGGCGAAAAAACCGGTGCTACTGGGGCATCACTACTCGAGTATCGCGGGCGGCGCGCCCGTCGTCGGCCCGATCACGGCCGCACTGGTCTGGGGCTGGGTGCCCGCCGTGTTGTGGGTGGCGATCGGGAATCCGCTGTTGGGTGCCGTTCACGACTTCATCTCGCTGTCGAGTAGCCTTCGACACGAGGGGAAGTCGATCGGCTACATCATCGGCGAGTACGTCGGTGAACGCGGCAAGGACATGTTGCTGTGGTTTGCGTTCCTGCTGACGATCCTCGTCGTCGCCGTGTTCGCGCTGGTCATCGGCGTCGTGCTGAACGCGTATCCGTCGGCGGCGACCGCGAGTCTGCTGTACGTCACGCTCGCGTTCGTCTTCGGGATCTGGCTCTACCAGCTAGGACTACCGTTCTCGGTCGGGACGGTCATCTTCGTCGCGGGCGTGTTCGGGTCGGTCTGGGCCGGTATTCAGTACCCACTCGCGATCGTCCCCGGCGACTACCCCGCGGGAACGATCGTGTTGTTCGATTCGGCGGCGTTCTTCCCAGCACTGCTCGGCAGTGCGAACATCGGCGCGTGGGTGCTGGTGATGTTGGTCTACGGAGCCGCCGCCAGCGTCCTGCCGGTCTGGATGCTGTTGCAGCCGCGTGACTACCTCTCGTCGTTCCTCCTGTACGCAGGGGTCGGTGGGAGCCTGCTCGCGGTCATCGTCGGCACGTTCATCACCGGGATGGGCACCGACGCTGTCCACCCCGAAACGGGCGCACAACTGAGCTTCGAGATCACGACCGGGGCCTGGTACGGGTTCCTCGGACAGGCTGGGCCGCTCGCAGAATCGCTTCCGCTTATGCCACTGTTCCCGCTGTTGTTCCTCACCATCGCGTGTGGGACTATCAGCGGCTTCCACTCGCTGGTCTCTTCGGGGACGACGGCCAAGCAGTTGAACAAGGAAAGCGACGCCAAACTGATCGGCTACGGTGGCATGCTCGCAGAAGGGCTGCTGGCGGCCGTCGCACTCTGTGCAGTGACGGTCGTCGCGATCCCGGCCGCCTCGGGCGGTATCGGGCTCGCACTGCCGAACTTCGCGACCGGTGGTGGGGCAATCCTCACTGCCCTCGGAATCCCCTTCGAGTTCGCTGCGCCCTTTATGGCGCTCGTGCTCGCGAGCTTCCTGCTGACGAGCATGGACACGGCTGTCCGACTGGGTCGGTACATGTTGGAGGAGATCGTCGGCACGCCGGAGACGACGATCGAAACGTACGCGGCGAACCGCTACGTCAACACGACGGCCATCGCCGTCGTGGCGTTCTTCCTGCTCGGCAGCGGCCGCTGGGAGGACCTCTGGACGCTGTTCGGCGGCGCAAACCAGCTGCTGGCGTCGCTTGCGCTGCTGACCGGCACCGTCTGGCTGGCCAACTGGAGCGAATCCAAGCAACTCATCTCGACCGGCGGTCCAATGGCGCTGATGGGATTCATCACGGTCATCGGCCTCTCCTGGACCGGGATCTATCAGATCCTCGGCGGCCGATTACTTGGCATCACCGCTGAGGCCGAGACGACGCTGCTCGGTCAGGCGTCCGCCGTCGTTCAGATCGCCATCATCGCGGTCCTCATCGGACTTGCGCTGTCGCTGTTCAAGATCGGCTACGACAACATGACGACGGCCCGCGGGACCGGCGATGGAGTCGCGACCGACGTGACTTCGGACGACTGA